The following proteins are encoded in a genomic region of Nicotiana sylvestris chromosome 4, ASM39365v2, whole genome shotgun sequence:
- the LOC104249582 gene encoding pentatricopeptide repeat-containing protein At1g77360, mitochondrial produces the protein MLRQLHKKLCGRKVIVTRMYSSKESMEDKLDPLNRLCKIMMSCPKLGLDTELDQSGIRISSEMLDDALKRFENAGMLAYRLFEWAGKQHNYEHSTRSYHTMIESLAKIRQYQIMWDLVNKMKTKGMLNIETFCIIMRKYARAQKVEEAVYTFNIMNKFDVPSNLAAFNGLLSALCKSKNVRKAQEIFDSKKHEFVPDLKTYSILIEGWGRAPNLPKAREVYREMIEVGCNADIVTYGIMVDILCKAGRVDEAVEIVKEMEFSGCRPTSFIYSVLVHTYGLENQIEDAIDTFLEMEKNGVEADVAVYNSLISAFCKVNKFKNIYRVLNDMQLKGVTPNARTCNIILSGLIARGETDDAFKVFRRMLKICDPDADTYTMMIKMFCERNEVKMAHKVWKYMKRKQFVPSMHTFSAFINGLCDNADVSRACVLMEEMIEKGMRPGRMTFENLRQLLLKEGREDVLEFLQLKINHMVREPLSD, from the coding sequence ATGCTACGCCAACTGCATAAGAAATTGTGTGGTAGAAAGGTGATTGTTACCCGAATGTACAGTTCTAAAGAATCAATGGAAGACAAACTCGATCCGCTGAATAGACTTTGTAAAATTATGATGTCTTGCCCAAAATTGGGCCTTGACACAGAGCTTGACCAAAGTGGGATTAGGATTTCATCAGAGATGCTTGACGATGCCCTTAAGAGATTTGAGAATGCTGGAATGCTTGCGTATCGTTTATTTGAATGGGCTGGGAAGCAACATAATTATGAACATAGCACGAGATCCTACCACACCATGATTGAATCTCTTGCCAAGATAAGGCAATATCAGATTATGTGGGATCTTGTAAATAAGATGAAAACCAAGGGAATGCTTAATATTGAGACTTTTTGCATAATCATGAGAAAATATGCTAGGGCGCAAAAAGTAGAGGAAGCTGTTTACACTTTCAATATCATGAACAAGTTCGATGTGCCCTCTAACCTGGCTGCTTTTAATGGCTTATTGAGTGCTCTATGTAAATCAAAAAATGTGCGAAAAGCTCAGGAGATTTTTGATAGTAAGAAACATGAATTTGTTCCTGATTTAAAAACTTATAGCATATTGATTGAGGGGTGGGGAAGGGCTCCCAATCTGCCTAAGGCAAGGGAAGTTTACAGGGAAATGATTGAGGTGGGCTGTAATGCTGATATTGTGACTTATGGGATCATGGTTGACATCCTTTGCAAGGCTGGCAGGGTCGACGAGGCCGTTGAAATTGTCAAGGAGATGGAGTTCAGCGGTTGCAGGCCAACATCTTTCATTTATAGTGTTTTAGTTCATACATACGGGCTGGAAAATCAGATTGAAGATGCGATAGATACATTCCTTGAGATGGAAAAAAATGGGGTTGAGGCTGATGTAGCTGTATATAATTCTCTAATTAGTGCTTTCTGTAAGGTAAATAAATTCAAAAATATCTATAGGGTTCTAAATGACATGCAATTGAAGGGGGTGACCCCCAACGCAAGGACTTGCAATATCATTCTGAgtggtttgattgctcgaggTGAGACTGATGATGCTTTTAAGGTTTTCCGCAGGATGCTCAAAATTTGCGATCCTGATGCAGACACGTACACTATGATGATTAAGATGTTTTGCGAGAGGAATGAGGTGAAGATGGCTCACAAAGTGTGGAAATATATGAAACGCAAGCAATTTGTTCCAAGCATGCACACCTTTTCTGCATTTATTAATGGGCTGTGCGACAATGCTGATGTTTCTAGGGCCTGTGTGTTGATGGAAGAGATGATAGAGAAAGGAATGCGTCCTGGTAGGATGACATTTGAAAACTTAAGGCAATTACTTCTCAAGGAAGGGAGAGAAGATGTACTTGAATTCCTTCAGCTGAAAATAAATCATATGGTCAGGGAGCCCTTGTCTGATTAA